The window GAGCTCACCCCTTATCTGTACGTGCACTACGAGGACCGGGCCGTCCACCACTTCTTCTCGGTGGCCTGCGGGCTCGACTCGATGGTCGTCGGCGAGGGGCAGATCCTCGGCCAGATCAAGGACGCCCTCGCCACCGCGCAGGAACTGCACACGGCCGGGCGGCTGCTGAACGACCTCTTCCAGCAGGCGCTGCGGGTCGGCAAGCGCGCCCACTCCGAGACCGGCATCGACCGGGCCGGGCAGTCCCTGGTGACCTTCGGCCTGGAGCAGCTGTCGTCCGGCGCCCCGGTCGACGCCTGGCTCAAGGGCAAGCGGGCCCTGGTGATCGGCGCGGGCTCCATGTCCTCGCTCGCCGCGGCGACGCTCGCGCGGGCCGGGGTGGCCGAGCTGGTCGTCGCCAACCGGACGTTCGACCGGGCGGAGCGCCTCGCGGCCCTGCTCGCCGAGCAGTACGGACAACGCCCGGCGGAACAGGACGACGTGGACGTGCTGGCCCGCGCGGTACCGATGGAATCGGTACCGGACGAGCTGACACGTGCCGATGTCGTCGTGTCCTGCACCGGCGCGACCGGGCTCGTCCTGACGGCGGACCTCGTGGCCGAGGCCATCGAGGGCCGCACGGGCGCGCCCGCCGTGGAGCGCGCCGCCGACTCCGCCGCCCGACGGTCCGGACTTCCGCCCACCAGCGTCGGCAGCGAGGACGGCTGTCCGCTGGACCTGTCCGCCGTGCAGGGTTCCGCCGTGCAGGGCTCCACCGGCTTCTCCGTCATGGGGGAGGCCGCGGTGGCCGGCATGGACGCGGCCACCCTGGAACAGCACGCCGCCTGGGTGGACAACGGGACCGTCGACCGTCGCGAGGGCCGCCGCAGCACGCCCGAGATCGACACCGAGGCCGTCGCAGCCCTCGCCGCCGCCGCGGCCACCCTCGGGCGGGTGCCCGAGCGGCGTCGGCCCGAGCCCGTCGCCGAGGTGCCCCGGCCCCTCCCCGTACTCTCCCTGCTCGACCTCGCCATGCCCCGCGACATCGACGCGGCCGTGCACCGGCTGCTCGGGGTGCGGCTGGTCGACATCGAGTCCCTCGCCGAGGCGTCCGCGGACGCCCCGATGGCCGCCGACGTGGACCAGGTGCGGCGGATCGTCTCCGACGAGGTCGCCGCCTTCGACGCCGCTCAGCGGGCCGCGCACATCACGCCCACCGTCGTGGCGCTGCGCACCATGGCCGCCGATGTCGTGGCCGGCGAGATCGCCCGGCTCGACGGCCGGCTGCCCGGCCTCGACGACAAGCAGCGCGGCGAGATCACCCAGACCGTGCGACGCGTCGTGGACAAGCTCCTGCACGCGCCGACCGTACGGGTCAAGCAACTGGCCGCCGAGCCCGGCGGTGCCGGATACGCGGACGCGCTGCGGACCCTGTTCGACCTGGACCCCGAGACGGTCGCCGCCGTCTCCCGGGCCGACGACAACAGCCGGGATGACGACAGCGCCGCTCCTGGCGGTCTGGACTTCGGCCGCGAGAACTTTGACAGCAACAATTTCGAGAGCGCCGAGAACCGAGGGCGAGCATGAATGGGCAAGCACTGAGACTGGGGACCAGGCGGAGCAAACTCGCCATGGCCCAGTCCCGGCAGGTGGCGGATGCCGTGAGCCAGGTGACCGGGCGATCCGTCGAGCTTGTGGAGATCACGACCTACGGGGACACGTCCCGCGAGCAGCTCGCGCAGATCGGCGGCACGGGGGTCTTCGTGACCGCCCTGCGCGACGCGCTCCTGAGCGGTGAGGTCGACTTCGCCGTCCACTCCCTCAAGGACCTGCCGACCGCGCAGCCCGACAATCTGGTGCTGGCCGCGGTGCCGGTGCGCGAGGACCCGCGCGACGTGCTGATCGCCCGCGACGGGCGCACCTTCGCGCAACTGCCCGACGGGGCACGGATCGGAACCGGTTCGCCGCGTCGCATGGCCCAGCTGAACGCGTACGCGCGGGACCACGGCATGACGATAGAGACCGTCGCGATCCGTGGGAACGTCGATACGCGGATCGGGTACGTGCGCAAGGGCGAGCTCGATGGTGTGGTGCTCGCCGCCGCCGGACTGAAGCGGATGGGACGGGTCGGGGACGTCACCGACTTCCTGCCCGTCGACACGATTTTGCCCGCCCCCGGCCAGGGGGCCCTCGCGATCGAGTGTGCCGCGGACAACGCGGACCTCGTCGCTGCGCTCGCCGAGCTCGACGACCCGTTCACCCGGGCCGCCGTGACCGCCGAGCGGTCCCTGCTCGCCGCCCTGGAGGCCGGCTGCAGTGCACCTGTGGGTGCGCTCGCCGACCTTCTGGCCGACGGGCAGATTGTCAAGGAAATGCGCCTGCGCGGCGTCGTCGGCACGACCGACGGCTCGACGCTGGTGCAGTTGTCCACCACCGGTCCCGTGCCCGAGACACATGACCAAGCAATGGCGCTCGGCCGTGAACTCGCCGCCGAGATGCTTGCCAAGGGCGCGGCCGGTCTGATGGGGGAGCGAGCACATTGAGCCCCACCACCCTTCCCGCCGGCCTCGAACACGGGCACGTCACCTTCCTCGGTGCCGGACCCGGGGATCCGGGACTGCTGACTCTGCGCGCCGTCGAGGCGCTGGCGAACGCGGATGTCCTGGTCGCCGAACCCGAAGTGATCGACGTCGTCCGCACGCACGCCAGACGAAACGTCACCGTGCTCGACACCGATTCGGGCCCGAGCCCGGACACGCCTCAGCTAACGGTAGTTGACGGTGCGTCAACCACCACTGGCGTCCCCGCGTCGAAGGACGCGGCCAATATTGTCATGGAGGCCGCGAGGGGTGGCAGGCGGGTCGTCCGTGCCGTCTCGGGCGACCCCGGACTTGATGCGTACGCAGCCGAGGAGATGCTCGCCTGCGCCGCCGCGGGTGTGCCCTTCGAGGTCGTGCCCGGTGTCGCCGCCGCCGTCGGTGTGCCCGCCTACGCGGGTGTTCCGTTGCGGGACGCCCAGGGTGCGGACGTGCGGTTCGTGGACGCCCGTACGGCGTCCACGCGCTGCTGGACCGAGGTCGGGGCGTCCGACGGGACCGTTGTCGTCTCGGCGACTCTTGATTCCGTGGGTGCCGCGGCCGGGGAGCTTGTCGCCTCGGGGCGCAAGCCCGATACGCCCATGACCGTCACTGTCGCCGGTACCACCACGCGTCAGCGGACCTGGGCCGCGACGCTCGGGACCATCGCGCAGACGCTGAAGCAGGCCAAGGTGCTGCCCTCGCCCGATGGCGGGCGGCCGGTGATAGCCGTGGTCGGTGAGCGTTCAGCCGCCGCCCAGCGCGACCAGTTGTCGTGGTTCGAGTCCAAGCCGCTGTTCGGCTGGAAGGTGCTCGTGCCGCGTACGAAGGAGCAGGCGGCTTCGCTCTCCGACCAGCTGCGGTCGTACGGGGCCGTGCCGCACGAGGTGCCGACGATCGCCGTCGAGCCGCCGCGGACGCCCCAGCAGATGGAGCGGGCCGTGAAGGGGCTCGTGACCGGGCGGTACGAGTGGATCGCCTTCACGTCGGTGAACGCGGTCAAGGCCGTGCGGGAGAAGTTCGAGGAGTACGGGCTCGATGCTCGGGCCTTTGCCGGGATCAAGGTCGCCGCGGTGGGGGAGCAGACCGCCAAGGCGTTGGTCGCCTTCGGTGTGAAGCCGGATCTGGTGCCCAGTGGGGAGCAGTCGGCTGCCGGGTTGCTGGAGGACTGGCCGCCCTACGATCCCGTTTTTGATCCGATCGATCGGGTGTTTCTGCCTCGGGCCGATATCGCCACGGAGACGTTGGTGGCCGGGCTGATCGAGCTTGGGTGGGAGGTTGATGACGTTACGGCCTATCGGACTGTGCGCGCCTCGCCTCCGCCTGCGGAGACTCGGGAGGCGATCAAGGGGGGTGGGTTCGACGCCGTTCTCTTCACGTCGTCCTCGACTGTGCGGAACCTCGTGGGTATTGCCGGGAAGCCTCACAACGTGACCGTCATCGCCTGTATCGGGCCTGCCACGGCCAAGACGGCCGAGGAGCATGGGCTGCGGGTCGATGTCATGGCTCCTGAGCCGTCCGTGCATCGGCTGGCCGAGGCCTTGGCGGACTTCGGGCTTCGTCGGCGGGCTGCGGCTCTTGAGGCCGGGGATCCTGTTACTCGGCCCAGCGAGCGGCGGCCCGGGTCTCGGCGGCGGCGTACTACGTAGTTGATGTAGTCGATGTAGGTGTTTGGCAGCGCGTCGTGGTCCCTTGGTGGGGGTGCGGCGCGTTGTCGTGTGCGGCGCCGAGTGTGTTGCGTTGTCTTTTGAGCGCGGGCCGTGCGTCCTTGGGTGCGGGGCCGTTCTTGGTTATGCCGCTGGTGGTATCGCGTGGCCGTAGCGGAGGAGGTTTGCCGGGTCGTGGGTGGCCTTGGTTTGTTGGAGGTGCTTGTAGATCTCCGGGGTCCAGGCTCGGGCTCGGTCCGCTTCCGTGCCGGGGGTGCCGTGGATGTTGACCATGGTGTGGCCCGTGCCGTAGGGGGCCATTGCTTGTTGCAGGGCTGTCGTGGCTTCCTCTACTGCTTCTGCGGTTTTTGGGTCGGGCAGGATTGCCACTGATTCCAGGAAGTACGTTGCGTCCCGGGCGCAGACCGCGTCCTGTACGCGGGCGGGGCGGGACAGGGCGCCGCCCATGTGGCGGAGTTCGACCAGGAGGAGGGGGCAGTCCTTGGCTGTGGGGCCCACCTGGTCGAGGAAGGTCTGGATGGCTTCCGGGGTCAGGTCGTTGAGCAGGGCGCACGATTCTCTTGCGGGGAGCGGGTCCTGGGGTTCCGCGTAGATCTCGTCCACCGCCGTGTAGTCCATCGGCGCGATGGTGTCGATCACCGGTGGTGCGGCTGCGCGTATGGGGGCCAGGAGGCGGTCGCCCTCTGTTGGGTCGCCTGTCCAGGCGACTGCTATTCGGGACCAGAAGCCGCCGCGCAGGGGTTCCGGGATCTGGGGGAGGGGCGGGAGGCGTAGCAGGCTGAATGCCGTGCACATCTCCTGAGGGAGGGTCCGTGTCCAGGTCGCGTACGCGTTGAGCAGGGGCTCCGCGTCCTTGCCCGCGCAGTAGATCGCGCCGCCGAGGATGCGGGTGAGCGGGATCAGGTCGGTGACCAGGGATGTCACGACGCCGACGTTGCCCTTGCCGCCGCGCAGGGCCCGGAACAGGTCGGGCTCGTGGGTCGCGTCGGTCTCGTGCAGGACTCCGTCGGGGGTCACCACCTGGAAGGAGCGGACCAGGTCGGACGCGTAGCCGTAGGTCCGGCCCAGGACCGGCAGGCCGCCGCCCAGCGTGTAGCCGATCACGCCCACGTCGGTCGAGGAGCCGTTGAGCGCGGCCAGGCCGTGGGGTGCGGCCGCCTCCAGGACGTCCCGCCATTTCGCTCCGGCGGACACCGTCGCGGTGCGTTCGGCCGGGTCGATCCGTACGTCCGTCATGCGGCCGGTGTTGATCAGCAGGCCGTCGTCGATGGGGAAGTTCGCGCCGTGGCCCGTCGCCTGGACCGAGACGGGGGTGCCTGTCGCCGTTGCCCAGCGCAGTGCCGCGACGATGTCGTCCGTTCCCGTTGCCCCGATCACGATGTCCGGTGCGTGGCGCTGCGCGAGGTTGAAGCCCGTGACCTCCGCTGTGTACGCCTCGTCGTCGGGTCTCAGGACCGGGCCCCGGATCTCCGAGAGGGCGAAGAGGTCGGGTGTGGTGGGGGTGTGGTGCGCCGTCGTCATCGCGTCCTCCTGCGCGGAGATGCCGTCGGGGTCCTGTCCCTTGTTCCACCAGCTTGCGCCCGGGGCGTCCCGGGCGCATGTGGGGCGGTGTGGAGGGCCCTGCGGCACCGACGGCTTGTTGGCAAAGGGGGGTCCGGGGCGGGCGTAGCGTTGGTGTATGACGACGTACGGATCCTTCCCGGGCAGCCGGCCGCGGCGGCTGCGGACCACCCCTGTGATGCGGCGCATGGTCGCCGAGACCCGGCTGCATCCCGCTGACTTCATCCTCCCGGCGTTCGTGCGTGAGGGAGTGTCCGAGCCCGTGCCGATCTCGGCGATGCCGGGCGTCGTGCAGCACACCCGGGACAGTCTGAAGAAGGCTGCCGCGGAGGCCGTGGCGGCGGGGATCTCCGGGATCATGCTGTTCGGTGTTCCGGAGGAGTCCAAGAAGGACGCGGTGGGGACTCCGGGGACCGATCCGGAGGGGATTCTGCAGGTCGCCCTCAGGGATGTGCGGGCCGAGGTCGGCGACGAGCTGCTGGTGATGTCCGATCTGTGTCTTGATGAGACCACTGACCATGGGCATTGCGGGGTCTTGGACGATCAGGGTCGCGTCGACAACGACGCGACCCTTGAGCGGTATGCCGAGATGGCCCAGGTACAGGCCGACGCCGGGGCCCATGTGGTGGGCCCCAGCGGGATGATGGACGGCCAGATCGGGGTCGTACGCGATGCTCTCGACCAGATCGGGCGGGAGGACGTGGCCATCCTGGCCTACACCGTCAAGTACTCCTCCGCCTTCTTCGGGCCCTTCCGGGAGGCCGTCGGCTCCTCTTTGAAGGGCGACCGCAAGACCTATCAGCAGGATCCCGCCAACGCGCGTGAGTCCCTGCGGGAGCTGGCCCTCGATCTGGAGGAGGGGGCCGACATGGTGATGGTCAAGCCGGCCGGCCCGTACCTCGACATCCTCGCGCGGGTCGCGGACGCCGTGCACGTGCCGGTGGCGGCCTACCAGATTTCCGGTGAGTACTCGATGGTCGAGGCCGCCGCCGAGAAGGGGTGGATCGACCGGGACAAGGCGATCCTGGAGACGCTCACCGGGATCAAGCGGGCCGGCGCCCAGAACATCCTCACGTACTGGGCGACCGAGGTGGCGCAGAAGCTGCGCTGAGCCCGCCGGCTCACCAGGTGAGGGCGTCCGCCATCGTCTGCTGCCAGTACGTGACGGCGATCGAGTCGTCCACGTACATGCCCTTGGCGGGCAGCGACGGCTTCGACGCGGCTCCCGAGTCCTTCAGGTAGACCGCGAGCGACTTGGCCGTGTAGCCGTTGGAGCCGCTGCCGTCCGCCGCGGAGAGGCGCACGCCCGCGTAGCCCGACTCGCCCGGGGCCAGCGTGACCACCGCCTGTGGCTGGGACTCCTCCATGACCGGCGGGACCGACTGCGCCTCACCGAAGCGGACAGCCGGGTAGCCGATCACGTTGCAGTTCTTCGAGCCGGTGTTGGTGACGGTGAGGAGAAGGTGGTTCAGGGGGCGGGCGACCACCGTGGCCGTCATACGGGTGTTGGCGGAGGTGCAGGGCGTACGGGTGGGGCCGGGGTCCTGCGAGTCCGACGACTTCGACGAGTCCGAGGAGCCCGTCGAACCCGACGAGTTCTGCGCGCCCTTCCCGTCCTTGGGCTTGGAGTTCGAGTCCGACGAGGACCCCGCCTGTCCCGCGTCCGTGGTCGTCTCCTTGTTCTTCTGCGACCCGGACGTCGGCGTGGACGACGGCTGGGACGTGGCGCCCGCCGACGCGCCCTCGTCACGTACGCCCTCTCCGTTGTTGCAGGCCGTCAGTGTCAGCGTGGCGACGGCGAGCGCTGCGGCGGCGAGGACACGGGTGCGGGTGGTGCGAGCGGACATGGGTGATCCCCCTGATGCGGTACGGCTGTTGGTGCAGGCCGCTCGACCGAGTGACGGGAGCGGCGTGCTTGGATGGCCCAAGCTTGTGCGGCGACCCGTCCCGGCCGCCACACCTGCCGGGGTTTCCGGGACGCCGGAACGCTCGTAACGGCTCTGACCTGGGGGAACGACCTTCCCCTGGAACGCTGGTCCGGGACATGGGAGACGGAGGAACGGTGGCGGGGGACGAGTTCTCGGAGCTCTTGGGACAGTTGAAGGAGCGGTCCGGGCTCAGTTACGGGGTGCTCGGGAAGCGGCTTCACACGAGTACGTCCACGCTTCACCGGTATGTCAACGGGGATGCCGTGCCGACGGACTACGCGCCCGTGGAGCGGTTCGCCCGCGCCTGCAAGGCCTCTCCGGAGGAACTGGTGGAGCTGCATCGGCGGTGGGTTCTCGCGGATGCGCGGCGGGGGCAGAAGGCGGGGGAGGGGGCGGCCGGTGAGTCGTCCGTGTCGGAGGCTTCTGTCGACGCGGTCGCCGGTGGCGATGTCGTCGGCTCAGGAGGGCCCGAGGCCGAGCGTGGAGAGGCGGCGGACGCTCCTGTCGCGCGGCGGCGGCGTACCGTCGTGCTCGCCGGTGCCGCCGTGGCCGCCGCGATCGTGTCGGCCGCCCTCGTGGTGAATCTCGTGCCGGGCAAGAGCGACGACGGCGAGGGCGGGAAGCAGTCCGTGGGGGCCGCCGCCCAGACCGTCGACGACAGTCCCGGGGCCAGTGAGTCCGGCGCCGCGAAGCGCAGGTCGGCTTCGCCGTCCGCATCCCGCAGCGGTACTCCCACGGCGTCCTCCTCCGCCTCCCGGAGCGCCGGTGCCGGTGCCGGGGCCGCGCAGGACTCCGGGGCGAAGGAGAGTGCCTCCGCGCCGACCGTCGCCGTCAATCCGTACAAGTGGGATTCCCCGTGCAGTCAGCACTACCTCGTCGACCGGAAGCCCGAGCAGGTGCCTCCGCCGCCGAGCGAGTCGGACGCGCGCGGGTGGGTCTCCGCGCTCGGCGGGGTCGCCGGCGGGCAGCAGATGCTCGCGCTGACCGTGCAGGGCACCGGGAAGGCCACCGTCGTCCTGGAGGCGCTGCATGTGCGGGTGGTGGAGAAGAGCGCGCCGCTCGCCTGGAACGACTTCGAGATGGGCGTCGGGTGCGGTGGCGGGGTGGAGACCACGTCGTTCGGCGTGAACCTCGACGCGGGGCGGCCCGCGACCTCGCCCAAGGCCGGACAGCGCGACTTCCCGTACAAGGTGAGCGAGTCCGACCCCGAGGTCTTCTACATCTTCGCGGACGCCCGGACGCACAACGTGAGCTGGTATCTGGAGCTCGACTGGTCCAGCGGGACGAAGCAGGGCACCGTGCGCGTCGACGACAAGGGGCAGCCCTTCCGGACCAGCGGGAACGTGGGGCGGCCCGCGTACAACTACCCGCTCGGTGACTCCGAATGGGGGCGGAACGAGTACGAGCCCGACATTCCGGGCTGAGTGTCTCTCCTTTCCCGGTCGGGGCACCATCAAGTCACCCCGAGAGTTAGGTTGTTGCTCGTTTAATGACGCGACTCTCCAGGGAGAGGCTTCCATGCCCGGTGACGCTCTCAGCCAGGACCCCGCAGAGCTGAGAAGGAGGATCGACACCACCAAGGCACACCCGGCACGTGTCTACGACGTCTTCCTCGGGGGCAAGGACAACTACGAGGTCGACCGGGCCGCTGCCGCCGCCGCGCTCACGGCCAACCCGCGCGGCTACCTGGACGTCCGGCACAACCGCGACTTCCTGCGCCGGGCCGTGAACTCGCTGACGGGCGAAGAGGGCATCCGGCAGTACCTGGACATCGGTACGGGGCTGCCGACCCAGGAGAACGTCCACCAGATCGCCCAGCGCCTCGCCCCCGACTCCCGGGTCGTGTACGTGGACAACGACCCGGTCGTTCTCGCCCATGCGCGCGCCCTGCTCACCAGCGGGCCCGAGGGCCGGACCGACTACATCGACGCCGACTTCGAGAACCCGGCCCAGATCCTCGAAGCGGCCTCGAAGACCCTCGACTTCGACCAGCCGGTCGCCCTCGCGCTCGTGGCGATCCTGCACTTCGTCGAGGACGACAGGGCCTACCCGATCGTGCGCGAGCTGATCGACGCCCTGCCCTCGGGCAGCCGGCTCGTGCTCAGCCATCTCACCGAGGACCTCAACCCCGAGAACATCCGCGCGGTCCAGCGGACGTACACCGAGCGCGGTTTCACCTTCGTGCTGCGCTCGAAGGCGGAGGTCGAGCGGTTCCTCACCGAGAACGGCCTGGAGGTCGACGAGCCCGGCGTGGTCCCCGCCCACCACTGGCGGCCCGACAACGCGGCGCCCGTCCCCGAGCAGCCCGAGCCCGGCTACTTCGACGGCCTCGACGACATCGAGAAGGTCAGGTACCGCGACATCAACGACGTGACGGACGCGGACATCAACGTGTACGCGGTCACGGGCCGCAAGCCCTGAGCCCTCATGGCGGCCCGGAGTTCCGGGCCGTCCGGCTCAGTCCCACCAGAACGTCCAGGAGTGTGCGCCGAGCACCTCTTGCTCGGCGTACGCCCGCAGGGAGCCGTGGCCGCTCTGCTCGATGTTGTCCGGGCAGAACGCGTAGTGCTCGGCGGCGACCGCCTCCGCCTCGGCCGGGGTCCGGGGCGGGGCCGCGACCGAGACGACCAGCTGGTCGTAGGTCATCGCCACGATCCGTATCCCGAAGCGGTCCTCCCAGGAGCGGAGGACCGCGCACAGCGGTGCCACGTCGTCCAGGTGGTTGACCGGGCCGCACCAGCCGACGGCCGCCGGGATGTCCGCGCTGCGGCGGGCCGGCACGAGGGCGAGGTGCGCCCGCTCCAGCCAACTCCCGCCGCCGGTGAGGGAGTCGGCCACCTCGGTCGCCCGCTCGTCCGGGTCGGCGCCGGCCGGGCCCGCCGGGGCGAGGCCCGGCCAGTCGGCGTCCTCCGCCTCGGCCGCGAACTCCTCCCAGAGGTCCGCCAGTACCTCCTCCGCGTCGTGGTCGCCCGGATACGACGCGAGGTCGGGGTCCAGCTCCCACTTGTCCGGGTGGGGTTCGCTGTCCGCGTCGGCGCCGAGCAGCACCGGATGCAGGCCCGCCGTGCGGCGCGCGGACGCCAGCCGCAGCCAGTCGCCCGGCGCCGCCGGAGCGTCGGCCCGCCACAGCAGCGGTTCGTCCCAGGGGCCGTCGACCGTCGTGTCGAGCAGCGTCCCGGGCGGGAGGTCGAGACCGAGCGAGCGGCCGGTCGGGTCGGCCGCCAGCGTCGGCAGCTGGTTCGGAAGAGTCGCCATGCCCGTGACTCTAGGACCCGGCACTGACAACGCCCGCGGGGGCCGTCAGTCGGTGCCGAACCATGTCTCGGCGAGCGCGTCCAGGGTCGGCTCCGGCGGCTCGGGCAGCATGCGCATATAGCCGGGGAGGTTGCTGTAGACGTGCAGCAGCGCGTACGCCATGAGCGTGTGCGGGTCGATCGGCGGGCACCCGTAGGCGTCGTAGAACCGCTTCAGCAGCCTGCGGTCCCCGCACGAGATGAACAGCCCGACGCCCACGAAGTCGTACGCCGGATCGCCGACCATCGCCGGCTCGAAGTCGAACAGGCCCGTCAGTCGCCAGCCGTCCGGGTCCACGGTCAGATGCTGGCGCATGAACTCCGTGTGCAGCAGTACGCGCCGGGCCGGAGGGACCAGCGGCACCGAGCTCAGGAACCACGGGATCTGCTCCAGCCAGAGGTCCGACAGGCCGGCCTCGCGCTGCTGCTCCACCGCGTTCGCCCGCTGGGCGTCGACGAACAGGCCCCAGTCGGAGGGGCCGATCGAGCCCGCGAGCGGCGCCGCGTTCAGCGCGTGCAGCGCAGCGAGGGTCTCGCCGGCCTCCGTGACGATTCGGTCCTGCTCCGCCGCCGGAATCCGCGGCCACGCGTCGGCGAGGCTCTCGCCGGGCAGCCGGGACATCAGGACGAACGACCAGCCGTTCTTGTACGCCCCCGCCGAGTACACCTGCGGCGTCGGAACCGGCAGCCTGCCGTACACATGGCTCAGTACCCGCTCCTCGCGCCTGGCGTCGATCTTCTCGAAGGCGGGGAACAGCTTGACGACGTGCGCGGCACCGACGGAGTACACCGGCAGGGAACCCTCGATGAAGCGGATCAGCGGCTTCACGGCCACCCCGAGGCG is drawn from Streptomyces liliifuscus and contains these coding sequences:
- a CDS encoding phosphotransferase family protein; translation: MLPLVETGEELDDMVRDEALLRPAVMDLCERLGVAVKPLIRFIEGSLPVYSVGAAHVVKLFPAFEKIDARREERVLSHVYGRLPVPTPQVYSAGAYKNGWSFVLMSRLPGESLADAWPRIPAAEQDRIVTEAGETLAALHALNAAPLAGSIGPSDWGLFVDAQRANAVEQQREAGLSDLWLEQIPWFLSSVPLVPPARRVLLHTEFMRQHLTVDPDGWRLTGLFDFEPAMVGDPAYDFVGVGLFISCGDRRLLKRFYDAYGCPPIDPHTLMAYALLHVYSNLPGYMRMLPEPPEPTLDALAETWFGTD